Proteins co-encoded in one Acidobacteriota bacterium genomic window:
- the coaBC gene encoding bifunctional phosphopantothenoylcysteine decarboxylase/phosphopantothenate--cysteine ligase CoaBC produces the protein MTGRKTKIALGVSSSIGLYKACEVVRGFQKAGIAVQVVMTPNAARLISPLLFSSLAGTKTIVDTFEEPEARSIRHVALAREIALLCVAPATANVIGKFAGGVADDFLSTLFLATTAPVLVAPAMNEAMYLDRATQANICRLKALGAEFVEAEKGYLACGDAGWGRLAEPGTIVQEGLRILARTKSLAGRTVLVTAGPTREHLDPVRFLSNPSSGKMGYELAREAVARGARTVLVSGPTGLVPPAGARTVAVETAAEMERACLKAFPKADIVVMAAAVSDFRFKDARRRKAAKEEIGLSLAVERTPDILARLGRSRKPGQVLVGFAAETHDVAEHARRKMAAKKADLMVANAVGGGRGFGTDANEALIIAPSGQVQATGLLSKREIGRIIFDRIEALLDKKKRR, from the coding sequence ATGACCGGGAGAAAGACCAAGATCGCCCTGGGCGTGTCGTCGTCGATCGGCCTCTACAAGGCCTGCGAGGTCGTCCGCGGCTTCCAGAAGGCGGGGATCGCGGTCCAGGTGGTCATGACCCCGAACGCGGCCCGGCTCATCTCGCCCCTGCTCTTCAGCTCGCTGGCCGGCACGAAGACCATCGTCGACACGTTCGAGGAGCCGGAAGCGAGGTCGATCCGGCACGTGGCCCTGGCCAGGGAGATCGCCCTCCTGTGCGTCGCCCCGGCCACGGCCAACGTCATCGGCAAGTTCGCCGGCGGCGTGGCCGACGATTTCCTGTCGACCCTGTTCCTGGCCACGACGGCGCCGGTGCTCGTCGCCCCGGCCATGAACGAGGCCATGTACCTCGACCGGGCGACCCAGGCCAACATCTGCCGCCTCAAGGCCCTCGGCGCCGAGTTCGTCGAGGCGGAGAAGGGCTATCTCGCCTGCGGCGACGCCGGCTGGGGCCGGCTGGCCGAGCCCGGGACGATCGTCCAGGAAGGCTTGCGGATCCTGGCCAGGACGAAGAGCCTGGCCGGCCGGACCGTCCTGGTCACGGCCGGGCCGACGCGCGAGCACCTCGACCCGGTCCGCTTCCTCTCCAACCCGTCGTCGGGCAAGATGGGCTACGAGCTGGCCCGCGAGGCGGTCGCCCGCGGCGCCAGGACGGTCCTCGTCTCCGGCCCGACGGGGCTGGTCCCGCCGGCCGGCGCGCGGACGGTGGCCGTCGAGACCGCAGCCGAGATGGAGAGAGCCTGCCTGAAGGCCTTCCCGAAGGCCGACATCGTCGTCATGGCCGCCGCGGTCTCCGATTTCCGGTTCAAGGACGCGCGCCGGCGCAAGGCGGCCAAGGAGGAGATCGGCCTGTCCCTGGCGGTCGAACGGACCCCCGACATCCTGGCCCGGCTCGGCCGGTCGAGGAAGCCCGGCCAGGTCCTGGTCGGGTTCGCCGCCGAGACCCACGACGTCGCCGAACACGCCCGGCGGAAGATGGCGGCGAAGAAAGCCGACCTCATGGTGGCCAACGCCGTCGGCGGCGGCCGGGGGTTCGGGACCGACGCGAACGAGGCCCTGATCATCGCCCCGTCCGGCCAGGTTCAGGCGACCGGCCTGCTCAGCAAGCGCGAGATCGGGCGCATCATCTTCGACCGCATCGAGGCTCTCCTTGACAAAAAAAAGCGCCGCTGA
- the gmk gene encoding guanylate kinase, with protein MVFVITGPSGCGKSTLIKRVRRALGGLEFSVSHTTRPRRPSEKDGLDYHFVSELVFERMVREKRFLEHARVHGNLYGTARAEVETKGRRGDIILDIDVQGARQVRARVEGAVLVFIMPPVASELRRRLMARGEDSREAVERRLRNARAEVRAYAEFDYVVVNDDLARAVADLKTIIGAARHRPEAMSGRLRPILRSFAKGRP; from the coding sequence ATGGTCTTCGTCATCACCGGGCCGTCCGGCTGCGGCAAATCGACCCTCATCAAGCGGGTCCGCCGGGCCCTCGGCGGTTTGGAGTTCTCCGTCTCGCACACGACCCGGCCGCGCCGGCCCTCGGAAAAGGACGGCCTGGACTACCACTTCGTCTCCGAGCTCGTCTTCGAGCGCATGGTCCGGGAGAAGCGCTTCCTCGAACACGCCCGGGTCCACGGCAATCTCTACGGGACGGCCCGGGCCGAGGTCGAGACGAAGGGCCGCCGCGGCGACATCATCCTCGACATCGACGTCCAGGGCGCCCGGCAGGTCCGGGCCCGGGTCGAGGGGGCCGTCCTCGTCTTCATCATGCCGCCCGTCGCGTCGGAGCTCCGCCGCCGCCTCATGGCCCGCGGCGAGGACAGCCGCGAGGCGGTCGAGCGCCGGCTGCGGAACGCCCGGGCCGAGGTCCGGGCCTACGCCGAGTTCGACTACGTCGTGGTCAACGACGATCTCGCCCGGGCCGTGGCCGACCTCAAGACCATCATCGGCGCCGCGCGGCACCGCCCCGAGGCCATGTCCGGGCGGCTGAGGCCCATCCTGCGCAGCTTCGCCAAGGGGCGGCCATGA
- a CDS encoding YicC/YloC family endoribonuclease has translation MILGMTGFAEKSFVSPSMRLKIGVKTLNHRFFDWSYKGAPLGEAEGRLRALCEKKIRRGRVEVFIDLTPLGAAGWDFSLNEGLLEKILRSLDRVSRRTGLRLEISLDSLFRVPQLIDVGRRALSARDAAFLERSFVRTLDDVLALRRREGRETARLLRTHIAAVRRSVARAEAQFRRQPARLKARIEKRLAGLNGGAQVSEGKLAEEASILAQRYDLAEEIGRLKTHLDSFESFLSPRVGEPVGRQLDFLAQELNREANTLASKSQDIRITRESLAIKNELESIRQHVQNIE, from the coding sequence ATGATCCTGGGCATGACCGGATTCGCCGAAAAGAGCTTCGTGTCGCCGTCGATGCGGCTGAAGATCGGCGTCAAGACCCTGAACCATCGCTTCTTCGACTGGTCCTACAAGGGCGCTCCTCTGGGCGAGGCCGAAGGCCGCCTCAGGGCCCTCTGCGAGAAGAAGATCCGGCGCGGCCGGGTCGAGGTCTTCATCGACCTGACGCCGCTCGGCGCCGCGGGCTGGGACTTCTCCCTGAACGAGGGCCTGCTCGAGAAGATCCTGCGCTCCCTCGACCGGGTCAGCCGGCGGACCGGGCTGCGGCTCGAGATCTCGCTCGACAGCCTCTTCCGCGTGCCCCAGCTCATCGATGTCGGCCGCCGGGCCCTCAGCGCCCGGGACGCGGCCTTCCTCGAGCGCTCGTTCGTCCGGACGCTCGACGACGTCCTGGCCCTGCGTCGCCGCGAGGGCCGGGAGACGGCCCGGCTCCTCCGGACCCACATCGCCGCCGTCAGGCGCTCCGTCGCCCGGGCCGAGGCCCAGTTCAGGCGCCAGCCTGCCCGCCTCAAGGCCCGGATCGAGAAGCGGCTGGCCGGTCTCAACGGCGGCGCCCAGGTCTCTGAAGGCAAGCTGGCCGAGGAGGCCTCGATCCTGGCCCAGCGCTACGACCTGGCCGAGGAGATCGGCCGGCTCAAGACCCACCTCGACTCGTTCGAGTCCTTCCTCTCGCCCAGGGTCGGCGAGCCGGTCGGGCGCCAGCTCGATTTCCTGGCCCAGGAGCTCAACCGCGAGGCCAACACGCTGGCCTCCAAGTCCCAGGACATCCGCATCACCCGCGAGAGCCTGGCCATCAAGAACGAGCTCGAGAGCATCCGCCAGCACGTCCAGAACATCGAATAG
- a CDS encoding Asd/ArgC dimerization domain-containing protein, whose protein sequence is MTPPKSRKPRLGLVGSDTLRGKEILEVLTVRKFPLASLELFDPEVEEEYSKLGQFRGEAKVVHALTPAALDGLDLVFLAADEKTNRRCGQMAGEKEYLAVDLAETFNADPAVPLVVAGINEAVLRRAKTSLVANPHPATIVLSHLLASLRAGFGIEQAIAFVLEPVSAYAEEGIQELAEQSYAMLGSSAMSKRVFPDQVAFNLLARTSKPDKNGFSALESRVTAEVGRVLGPEPVPLALSIVLAPVFHTYSIMVHAEIGRDASIGEVEAALRQDPVLHVPAGGEAAVSPAAVAGKERIHLGPIKKDPVLPRGFWFWAIADNLTVGSSLNAYGIARALFGGE, encoded by the coding sequence ATGACCCCGCCCAAATCCCGCAAACCCCGCCTGGGGCTCGTCGGCTCCGATACGCTGAGAGGCAAGGAGATCCTCGAGGTCCTGACGGTCCGGAAGTTCCCCCTGGCCTCGCTCGAGCTCTTCGATCCCGAGGTCGAGGAGGAGTACAGCAAGCTCGGCCAGTTCCGCGGCGAGGCCAAGGTCGTCCACGCCCTGACGCCGGCCGCGCTCGATGGCCTGGACCTGGTCTTCCTGGCCGCCGACGAGAAGACCAACCGCCGCTGCGGTCAGATGGCCGGCGAAAAGGAATACCTGGCCGTGGACCTGGCGGAGACCTTCAACGCCGACCCCGCCGTGCCGCTCGTCGTGGCCGGCATCAACGAGGCGGTCCTGCGGCGGGCCAAGACCTCCCTCGTCGCCAATCCGCACCCGGCGACGATCGTCCTCTCGCACCTGCTCGCGTCCCTCCGGGCCGGCTTCGGCATCGAGCAGGCCATCGCCTTCGTCCTCGAGCCCGTCTCGGCTTACGCCGAAGAAGGCATCCAGGAGCTGGCCGAGCAGAGCTATGCCATGCTCGGGAGCTCGGCCATGTCGAAAAGGGTCTTCCCCGACCAGGTCGCCTTCAACCTTCTGGCCCGCACCTCCAAGCCCGACAAGAACGGCTTCTCCGCCCTCGAGAGCCGGGTCACGGCCGAGGTCGGCCGGGTGCTCGGGCCGGAGCCGGTCCCGCTCGCCCTGTCCATCGTCCTGGCCCCGGTCTTCCACACCTATTCGATCATGGTCCACGCCGAGATCGGCCGCGACGCCTCGATCGGCGAGGTCGAGGCCGCGCTCCGGCAGGACCCCGTGCTTCACGTTCCGGCGGGCGGCGAAGCGGCCGTCTCGCCCGCGGCCGTCGCCGGCAAGGAGCGCATCCACCTGGGGCCGATCAAGAAGGATCCGGTCCTGCCTCGGGGCTTCTGGTTCTGGGCCATCGCCGACAACCTGACCGTCGGCTCGAGCCTGAACGCCTACGGCATCGCCCGGGCCCTCTTCGGGGGCGAGTGA
- a CDS encoding YdcH family protein: MDEQALKELLLRENAEFRRAHDDHQACDKALEALRGKSHPSPADADREREIKKKKLALKDRMYQLMAEYLQTR; the protein is encoded by the coding sequence ATGGATGAACAGGCGCTCAAAGAGCTTCTCCTCAGGGAGAACGCGGAATTTCGCCGGGCCCACGACGACCACCAGGCCTGCGACAAGGCCCTCGAGGCGCTCCGCGGCAAGTCCCATCCCTCGCCGGCCGACGCCGACCGGGAGCGGGAGATCAAAAAGAAGAAGCTCGCCCTGAAGGACCGGATGTACCAGCTGATGGCCGAATACCTCCAGACCCGATAA
- a CDS encoding outer membrane protein transport protein — MTKKILIAALAALAVLPSIAPANGLNLNSLGSRAQAMGGAFVGVADDFSAVFWNPAGAAWFRQTTYGFFATDLMPKTSYGLSIKPGFVYIPEYPPPAVDARTRKANYLGFLGAYYRPVGRKVVVGLGFGTPSGMGTKWNGADFADLAGGTTYDWSSKIWVFSLSPLVAVKLGDRISVGATVNIQYGNFSLKMPAGSADLGEGTVDLGQYEENMNGWAVGATFGVLARPSDRLSLGLTVRTPSTMTYKGSALMSYLPMYGLPGASRLERKMTWPLWIAGGVAFRPVPRLVLSADVQWTQWSKLDHIATDYLDPAWAAIMTANGNDVRAFDWADRTQLRIGAEFKLNATTALRAGCYHDPAPGPASTLNVFLPNFTYNTVCLGLGKTLSGGLQLDFGLEYYAGRERVQDSETYDIRYGMHIVVPSVSVSYKF, encoded by the coding sequence ATGACCAAGAAGATCCTGATAGCGGCCCTGGCGGCCCTTGCCGTTCTGCCCTCGATCGCGCCGGCGAACGGCCTCAACCTGAACAGCCTCGGCTCGCGGGCCCAGGCCATGGGCGGCGCGTTCGTGGGCGTCGCCGACGATTTCAGCGCCGTGTTCTGGAACCCCGCCGGCGCGGCCTGGTTCAGGCAGACGACCTACGGCTTTTTTGCGACCGACCTCATGCCGAAGACGAGCTACGGCCTCTCGATCAAGCCGGGATTTGTCTACATCCCGGAGTATCCTCCGCCGGCCGTTGACGCCAGGACCAGGAAGGCCAATTACCTGGGCTTCCTGGGGGCCTACTACAGGCCGGTCGGCCGCAAGGTCGTCGTCGGCCTGGGCTTCGGCACGCCCTCCGGCATGGGGACGAAATGGAACGGCGCCGACTTCGCGGACCTGGCCGGCGGGACGACGTACGACTGGTCGAGCAAGATCTGGGTTTTCTCCCTCTCCCCGCTCGTGGCCGTGAAGCTCGGCGACCGGATCTCCGTCGGGGCCACGGTCAACATCCAGTATGGGAATTTCAGCCTCAAGATGCCGGCCGGGTCGGCCGACCTGGGCGAGGGGACCGTCGACCTCGGCCAGTACGAGGAGAACATGAACGGCTGGGCGGTCGGGGCGACCTTCGGCGTCCTGGCCCGGCCCAGCGACCGGCTCAGCCTCGGCCTGACGGTGCGGACGCCGTCGACCATGACCTACAAGGGCTCGGCCCTGATGTCCTATCTCCCGATGTACGGCCTGCCCGGCGCCTCGCGGCTCGAGCGCAAGATGACCTGGCCGCTCTGGATCGCCGGCGGCGTCGCCTTCCGGCCCGTCCCGCGGCTCGTCCTGAGCGCCGACGTCCAATGGACCCAGTGGTCGAAGCTCGACCACATCGCCACGGACTATTTGGATCCGGCCTGGGCGGCCATCATGACGGCGAACGGCAACGACGTCCGGGCCTTCGACTGGGCCGACAGGACCCAGCTCCGGATCGGGGCGGAATTCAAGCTGAACGCGACCACGGCCCTGCGGGCCGGCTGCTACCACGACCCCGCGCCGGGGCCGGCCTCGACCCTCAACGTCTTCCTGCCGAACTTCACCTATAACACGGTGTGCCTCGGCCTGGGCAAGACCCTCAGCGGCGGCCTGCAGCTGGATTTCGGGCTGGAGTACTATGCGGGCCGGGAGCGCGTCCAGGATTCCGAGACCTACGATATCAGGTACGGGATGCACATCGTCGTCCCGTCGGTCTCGGTCAGCTATAAGTTCTAG